In Sphingomonas phyllosphaerae, one DNA window encodes the following:
- a CDS encoding DUF2235 domain-containing protein has product MKRLIFCFDGTWNKLNENTPTNVVLTAASILRTAPDGPQLIHYDEGVGTARLERWTGGIFGSGLMQNVREAYRFLIFNYDPGDEIFVFGFSRGAFSARTFVGLLRHVGPLRRLHAGRIDEAIALYEKRLKGDADAGRALREFRATYAGGVCIGAEDDAFRCQFVPGYASGEAPQLKIRYLGVWDTVAAMGVPANIWGSGWINRKHRFHDSTLDDFVESAWHAVALDERRSMFPPTLFGDLTELNAAKGKTNDDVRAPYQERWFPGVHGSVGGGGDIRGLSDGALAWILKGAKLAGLKLDTLAGTRIHAFHPDPMAPLINVKDHRKGFTDRFTTDRVGPEHMWQLSSAAQRRWVTQPAAGATTYRPASLKRIAGKLSELPTWSFTPPDDLIDTVKVGNDDTLSGLSLRFYGKSKHWREIHLANLDTIEDPDEIFPGQMVRIPRLGEEETTSSSVHPAPPS; this is encoded by the coding sequence GTCGTGCTCACCGCGGCCAGCATCCTGCGAACCGCTCCCGATGGCCCACAGCTGATACATTACGACGAGGGCGTGGGCACTGCGCGCCTGGAACGTTGGACCGGCGGCATCTTCGGGTCCGGGCTGATGCAGAACGTCCGCGAGGCTTATCGCTTCCTCATCTTCAACTACGACCCGGGTGACGAGATTTTCGTCTTCGGCTTCTCGCGCGGAGCGTTCAGCGCGCGGACCTTCGTCGGGCTCCTTCGACATGTCGGGCCACTGCGTCGACTGCATGCCGGCCGTATCGACGAGGCCATCGCTCTTTACGAAAAGCGCCTGAAGGGCGACGCGGACGCGGGCAGAGCACTGCGGGAATTCCGCGCCACGTATGCGGGCGGGGTCTGCATCGGGGCCGAAGACGACGCCTTCCGCTGCCAGTTCGTTCCAGGATATGCTTCTGGGGAGGCACCCCAGTTGAAGATCAGATACCTAGGGGTGTGGGACACCGTCGCAGCGATGGGCGTTCCCGCGAACATCTGGGGTAGCGGCTGGATCAATCGAAAGCATCGGTTCCACGACTCCACCCTCGACGATTTCGTCGAAAGCGCATGGCACGCGGTTGCCCTCGATGAGCGGCGATCTATGTTTCCGCCGACGCTCTTCGGAGATCTCACAGAGCTGAACGCCGCAAAGGGCAAGACCAACGACGACGTGCGTGCTCCCTATCAGGAGCGCTGGTTTCCAGGCGTTCACGGCTCGGTCGGAGGCGGCGGCGACATCCGGGGACTGTCGGACGGTGCATTGGCTTGGATCCTGAAGGGCGCCAAGCTCGCCGGGCTGAAGTTGGACACCTTGGCGGGAACGCGAATCCACGCGTTTCATCCCGATCCGATGGCGCCGCTCATCAACGTCAAGGATCACCGCAAGGGCTTCACCGACCGGTTCACCACGGATCGGGTCGGGCCGGAGCACATGTGGCAGCTGTCCTCGGCGGCGCAGCGACGATGGGTGACCCAACCTGCCGCCGGGGCGACGACCTACCGTCCGGCGAGCCTCAAAAGGATCGCTGGAAAGCTGAGCGAGCTGCCGACATGGTCCTTCACGCCACCGGACGATCTGATCGACACGGTCAAGGTCGGAAACGACGACACCCTGAGCGGGCTGTCGCTAAGGTTCTACGGCAAGTCCAAGCATTGGCGCGAGATACATCTGGCGAACCTCGACACGATCGAGGATCCCGACGAGATCTTTCCCGGACAAATGGTGCGCATCCCGAGATTGGGTGAAGAGGAGACAACATCCTCGTCCGTTCACCCGGCGCCACCTAGCTGA